The Frondihabitans australicus genome includes a region encoding these proteins:
- a CDS encoding carboxypeptidase-like regulatory domain-containing protein translates to MRTTTTRRTRVGLAAALGVVAAAALVVAQGGAAEAAQQNVYGTFSLSGTTTAYSGTVTLAGGFPATSFTSTSRQATVVSGASTWLAPSTPVGAVYGSSRNRPYLNQRPKADNPTSPAVTTYTFATPTPASGWSFVLGDIDADSATISATDVNGQPVPVGGLGFQSVFNYCHQTGGPSCDSANLHDVPAWQPGTTSGTLVGNTGATDTEGASGWFSPNVALKSLTITYTQRSGFPVYQTWFVTKTQAASGTVTVNGDPYGGATVTITDASGAVVATTTSAGDGTWSVPALVSTDGYHVSVETPPGAQDQPPLAFDTLDADTPGLNVNYDIPPITVTTTVAGADGQPAADEPIVITRDGDDAPAVTTTTGDSGELTADLLPSQTYTAILDGATDQPITFTTGTTSGAIDPLVQPAPPTTTTPPGSTPPGSTPPPATVAPAQNGAAPELAFTGSEAAWPAGLGGGALVLTGVVLVLVARRRRAVRG, encoded by the coding sequence ATGCGCACGACCACGACACGACGCACCCGGGTGGGCCTCGCGGCCGCGCTCGGGGTCGTCGCCGCAGCAGCACTCGTCGTCGCCCAGGGCGGCGCGGCCGAGGCCGCTCAGCAGAACGTGTACGGCACGTTCTCGCTGTCCGGCACGACGACCGCGTACTCCGGCACTGTTACGCTCGCCGGCGGCTTCCCGGCCACGAGCTTCACGAGCACGTCGCGCCAGGCGACCGTCGTGAGCGGCGCGTCGACCTGGCTCGCGCCCAGCACTCCCGTCGGCGCGGTCTACGGGTCGAGCCGCAACCGCCCGTACCTCAATCAGCGCCCGAAGGCCGACAATCCCACGTCGCCGGCGGTCACCACGTACACCTTCGCGACGCCCACGCCGGCGAGCGGCTGGTCGTTCGTGCTCGGCGACATCGACGCCGACTCCGCCACGATCAGCGCAACCGACGTGAACGGCCAGCCCGTGCCGGTGGGTGGTCTCGGATTCCAGAGCGTCTTCAACTACTGCCACCAGACGGGCGGCCCATCCTGCGACTCGGCGAATCTCCACGACGTGCCAGCCTGGCAGCCGGGCACGACGTCGGGCACGCTCGTCGGCAACACGGGCGCGACCGACACCGAGGGCGCCTCGGGCTGGTTCAGCCCGAACGTGGCGCTGAAGTCGTTGACGATCACGTACACGCAGCGCTCGGGCTTCCCCGTCTACCAGACCTGGTTCGTCACAAAGACCCAGGCGGCCTCCGGCACGGTCACCGTGAACGGCGATCCCTACGGCGGCGCGACAGTGACGATCACCGACGCGAGCGGGGCGGTCGTCGCCACCACGACGTCGGCGGGCGACGGCACGTGGAGCGTCCCGGCACTCGTCTCCACCGACGGCTACCACGTCTCGGTCGAGACACCACCGGGGGCGCAGGATCAACCTCCCCTCGCCTTCGACACGCTCGACGCCGACACGCCCGGGCTGAACGTGAACTACGACATCCCGCCGATCACCGTGACGACCACGGTCGCCGGCGCGGACGGGCAGCCCGCCGCCGACGAGCCGATCGTCATCACTCGCGACGGCGACGATGCGCCCGCCGTGACGACCACGACGGGCGATTCCGGCGAGCTGACCGCCGACCTCCTGCCGTCGCAGACCTACACCGCGATCCTCGACGGGGCGACCGACCAGCCGATCACGTTCACGACCGGCACGACGTCCGGCGCGATCGATCCGCTCGTGCAGCCCGCTCCTCCGACGACGACCACGCCGCCCGGGTCGACGCCGCCGGGGTCGACGCCTCCGCCGGCGACGGTGGCTCCGGCGCAGAACGGCGCGGCGCCCGAGCTCGCCTTCACGGGGTCGGAGGCGGCATGGCCCGCAGGCCTCGGCGGCGGCGCGCTGGTGCTGACGGGGGTCGTGCTGGTGCTGGTCGCGCGGCGGCGGCGGGCGGTGCGGGGCTGA
- the purL gene encoding phosphoribosylformylglycinamidine synthase subunit PurL, with amino-acid sequence MTDAQLTEAPGGHVPDTVANAEATPDREQPYGALGLKDDEYAKIREILGRRPTSGELAMYSVMWSEHCSYKSSKIYLRQFGQKVSESMKKNLMVGMGENAGVVDIGNGWAVTFKGESHNHPSYIEPFQGAATGVGGIVRDIISMGARPVAVMDQLRFGAIDAPDTQRVVNGVVSGISFYANCLGLPNIGGETIFDPVYQGNPLVNVTSVGVLRHEDLHLANAKGAGNKVVLFGARTGGDGIGGASILASDTFSSGGPTKRPAVQVGDPFAEKVLIECCLELFRDELVEGIQDLGAAGISCATSELASNGDGGMFIELDKVLLRDPSLTAEEILMSESQERMMAVVRPEKLDAFMAVVGKWEVETSVLGEVTDTGRLIIHWHGEEIVNVEPRTVAVDGPVYERPVAYPTWIDELQADSAAQLERPETGDALRADFLAILGSPNLADKSWITNQYDTYVLGNTALSFPDDGGMVRVDEESGLGFAIATDANGRYCQLDPAQGARLALAEAYRNVAVTGATPVAVTDCLNFGSPENPEVMWQFSQTVEALSDACLEMEIPVTGGNVSFYNQTGTQPIHPTPVVGVLGVIDDVAKRIPSGWQDEGDNIYLLGTTSVELDGSAWAGTVHGHLGGLPPAVSLDAERQLAALISAGGEQSLIGAAHDLSDGGLGQALAEAVLRFGVGARVWLDEVMERDGVDAATALFSESTGRVIVSVPREDDVKFRGLCEGRGYPVARIGVTDGASGTLEVQDRFTVSIDELRAVHRGTLPARFGEVVAE; translated from the coding sequence GTGACCGACGCACAGCTCACCGAGGCCCCCGGTGGCCACGTCCCCGACACCGTCGCGAACGCGGAAGCCACGCCCGACCGCGAGCAGCCCTATGGCGCGCTCGGCTTGAAGGACGACGAGTACGCGAAGATCCGCGAGATCCTGGGCCGCCGCCCCACCTCGGGCGAGCTCGCGATGTACTCGGTCATGTGGAGCGAGCACTGCTCGTACAAGTCCTCGAAGATCTACCTGCGCCAGTTCGGCCAGAAGGTCTCCGAGTCGATGAAGAAGAACCTCATGGTCGGCATGGGCGAGAACGCCGGCGTCGTCGACATCGGCAACGGCTGGGCCGTGACCTTCAAGGGCGAGAGCCACAACCACCCCAGCTACATCGAGCCGTTCCAGGGCGCGGCGACCGGCGTCGGCGGCATCGTCCGCGACATCATCTCGATGGGCGCCCGCCCGGTCGCGGTCATGGACCAGCTGCGCTTCGGCGCGATCGACGCCCCCGACACCCAGCGCGTCGTCAACGGCGTCGTCTCGGGCATCAGCTTCTACGCCAACTGCCTCGGCCTGCCGAACATCGGCGGCGAGACGATCTTCGACCCGGTGTACCAGGGCAACCCGCTGGTCAACGTCACCAGCGTCGGGGTCCTGCGGCACGAAGACCTCCACCTCGCCAACGCGAAGGGCGCCGGCAACAAGGTGGTGCTGTTCGGTGCGCGCACCGGCGGCGACGGCATCGGCGGCGCGTCGATCCTGGCCTCCGACACCTTCTCGTCGGGCGGCCCGACCAAGCGGCCCGCCGTGCAGGTCGGCGACCCGTTCGCCGAGAAGGTGCTCATCGAGTGCTGCCTCGAGCTGTTCCGCGACGAGCTCGTCGAGGGCATCCAAGACCTCGGTGCGGCCGGCATCTCGTGTGCGACGAGCGAACTGGCCTCGAACGGCGACGGCGGCATGTTCATCGAGCTCGACAAGGTGCTGCTGCGCGATCCCTCGCTCACCGCCGAGGAGATCCTCATGAGCGAGTCGCAGGAGCGCATGATGGCCGTCGTGCGCCCCGAGAAGCTCGACGCGTTCATGGCCGTCGTCGGCAAGTGGGAGGTCGAGACCAGCGTGCTCGGCGAGGTCACCGACACCGGCCGGCTCATCATCCACTGGCACGGCGAGGAGATCGTCAACGTCGAGCCGCGCACCGTGGCCGTCGACGGCCCGGTCTACGAGCGCCCGGTGGCGTACCCGACCTGGATCGACGAGCTGCAGGCCGACAGCGCCGCGCAGCTGGAGCGCCCGGAGACCGGTGACGCTCTGCGCGCGGACTTCCTGGCGATCCTGGGCTCCCCCAACCTCGCCGACAAGTCGTGGATCACGAACCAGTACGACACCTACGTGCTCGGCAACACGGCGCTCTCGTTCCCCGACGACGGCGGCATGGTCCGCGTCGACGAAGAGTCGGGGCTCGGCTTCGCCATCGCGACCGACGCGAACGGCCGCTACTGCCAGCTCGACCCGGCGCAGGGGGCACGCCTGGCCCTCGCCGAGGCGTACCGCAACGTGGCCGTCACCGGCGCGACCCCGGTCGCCGTCACCGACTGCCTCAACTTCGGCTCGCCGGAGAACCCCGAGGTCATGTGGCAGTTCTCGCAGACCGTCGAGGCCCTGTCGGACGCCTGTCTCGAGATGGAGATCCCGGTCACCGGCGGCAACGTGTCGTTCTACAACCAGACCGGCACCCAGCCGATCCACCCGACCCCCGTCGTCGGCGTGCTCGGCGTGATCGACGACGTCGCCAAGCGGATCCCCTCCGGCTGGCAGGACGAAGGCGACAACATCTACCTGCTCGGCACCACCTCGGTCGAGCTCGACGGCTCCGCCTGGGCGGGCACCGTGCACGGACACCTGGGCGGTCTGCCTCCTGCGGTCTCGCTCGACGCCGAGCGCCAGCTCGCGGCCCTCATCAGCGCAGGAGGCGAGCAGTCGCTCATCGGCGCAGCGCACGACCTCAGCGACGGCGGCCTCGGCCAGGCCCTCGCCGAGGCGGTTCTCCGCTTCGGCGTCGGCGCCCGCGTCTGGCTCGACGAGGTCATGGAGCGCGACGGCGTCGACGCCGCCACGGCCCTGTTCTCCGAATCGACCGGCCGCGTGATCGTGTCGGTGCCGCGCGAGGACGACGTGAAGTTCCGCGGGCTCTGCGAGGGTCGCGGCTACCCCGTCGCGCGCATCGGCGTCACCGACGGGGCCTCGGGCACGCTCGAGGTGCAGGACCGCTTCACCGTCTCGATCGACGAGCTCCGGGCTGTCCACCGCGGCACGCTCCCCGCGCGCTTCGGCGAGGTCGTCGCCGAATAG
- the purQ gene encoding phosphoribosylformylglycinamidine synthase subunit PurQ, with translation MRIGVITFPGSLDDRDAQRAVRLAGGEPVALWHGAHDLEGVEAIILPGGFSYGDYLRAGAIASLSPIMTEVVDAANKGMPVLGICNGFQMLAEARLIPGAHTRNAHQQFIRRDQRLRVENASTDWTNGFTEGQEITIPLKNADGRFIADDETIKRIEGQGQVAFRYIGVNPNGSFDDIAGVSNERGNVVGLMPHPEHATEPGFGPDTPAAMSSGVDGLTFFTSVIERALVK, from the coding sequence ATGCGCATCGGCGTCATCACCTTCCCGGGCTCGCTCGACGACCGCGACGCCCAGAGGGCTGTGAGGCTGGCAGGAGGGGAGCCGGTCGCCCTGTGGCACGGCGCCCACGATCTCGAGGGCGTCGAGGCGATCATCCTCCCCGGTGGCTTCAGCTACGGCGACTACCTGCGCGCCGGCGCGATCGCGAGCCTCAGCCCGATCATGACCGAGGTCGTCGACGCGGCGAACAAGGGCATGCCCGTCCTCGGCATCTGCAACGGCTTCCAGATGCTCGCCGAGGCCCGCCTGATCCCGGGCGCTCACACGCGCAATGCGCACCAGCAGTTCATCCGCCGCGACCAGCGCCTCCGCGTCGAGAACGCGTCGACCGACTGGACGAACGGCTTCACCGAGGGCCAGGAGATCACGATCCCCCTCAAGAACGCCGACGGCCGCTTCATCGCCGACGACGAGACGATCAAGCGCATCGAGGGCCAGGGGCAGGTCGCCTTCCGCTACATCGGCGTCAACCCGAACGGCTCGTTCGACGACATCGCCGGCGTCTCGAACGAGCGCGGCAACGTGGTGGGCCTCATGCCGCACCCCGAGCACGCGACCGAGCCCGGCTTCGGCCCCGACACCCCGGCGGCCATGTCGTCGGGCGTCGACGGCCTCACCTTCTTCACCTCCGTCATCGAAAGGGCTCTGGTCAAGTGA
- the purS gene encoding phosphoribosylformylglycinamidine synthase subunit PurS — translation MPTIVVEVMPKAELLDPQGKAVTFALARMGKSFASEVRIGKRFEVTVDEVTDEVLAEVKTLADDMFSNSVIEDVVSISVLDSVGA, via the coding sequence ATGCCCACGATCGTCGTCGAAGTCATGCCGAAGGCAGAACTGCTCGACCCCCAGGGCAAGGCCGTCACCTTCGCTCTCGCCCGCATGGGCAAGTCCTTCGCCTCGGAGGTGCGCATCGGCAAGCGCTTCGAGGTCACCGTCGACGAGGTCACCGACGAGGTGCTCGCCGAGGTCAAGACGCTCGCCGACGACATGTTCTCGAACTCGGTGATCGAAGACGTCGTCAGCATCAGCGTGCTCGACTCGGTCGGCGCCTGA
- a CDS encoding cytochrome c oxidase assembly protein — protein sequence MFRHRTIGPITPPVSVILFTFRFDPVSAAAIAVALALYIVGIVTVVRRGGRWRVLPTLAFVLLGLGSFAAIQFGFLGTYSHDLRFAFTTRIALLLFAVPALMALGRPVDLARQALTGRRLELLEGFFRSVFMKVVGSAIFSPLFGLALFTVFITPLAFPWRASETGQILVTLLVPLIGLLMILPVFDSSLHHTSFYITVEFMLAFVELILDAIPGIVLRITGHVLDHGHSIAAVVQPWYPTQLRDQQLSGDLLWFIAELADIPVLIFLFVRWSRTDKKEAKVLDEMSDEEMERLTQEHLRSFGR from the coding sequence TTGTTCAGGCATCGAACGATTGGACCCATCACGCCTCCCGTCTCCGTCATCCTCTTCACGTTCCGGTTCGACCCCGTGTCGGCCGCCGCGATCGCGGTGGCGCTCGCCCTGTACATCGTCGGCATCGTCACGGTCGTGCGGCGAGGCGGGCGCTGGAGGGTCCTGCCGACGCTCGCGTTCGTGCTCCTGGGCCTCGGATCGTTCGCGGCGATCCAGTTCGGGTTCCTGGGCACGTACAGCCACGACCTGCGCTTCGCTTTCACCACCAGGATCGCGCTGCTGCTCTTCGCGGTGCCGGCGCTCATGGCGCTCGGCAGACCCGTCGACCTCGCGCGGCAGGCCCTGACGGGGCGGCGGCTCGAGCTGCTCGAGGGGTTCTTCCGCTCTGTCTTCATGAAGGTCGTCGGCAGCGCGATCTTCTCGCCGCTGTTCGGCCTGGCGCTGTTCACCGTCTTCATCACGCCGCTGGCGTTCCCCTGGCGGGCGAGCGAGACGGGCCAGATCCTGGTGACGCTGCTGGTGCCGCTCATCGGCCTGCTGATGATCCTGCCGGTGTTCGACAGCTCGCTGCACCACACGAGCTTCTACATCACGGTCGAGTTCATGCTCGCGTTCGTCGAGCTGATCCTCGACGCGATCCCCGGCATCGTCCTGCGCATCACCGGCCACGTGCTCGACCACGGGCACTCGATCGCCGCCGTCGTGCAGCCGTGGTACCCGACGCAGCTGCGCGACCAGCAGCTGTCGGGCGACCTGCTCTGGTTCATCGCCGAGCTGGCGGACATCCCGGTGCTGATCTTCCTGTTCGTCCGCTGGAGCCGGACCGACAAGAAGGAGGCCAAGGTGCTCGACGAGATGAGCGACGAGGAGATGGAGCGCCTCACGCAGGAGCACCTGCGCAGCTTCGGCCGGTAG
- a CDS encoding Fur family transcriptional regulator, with product MTTTEASEREQDAAQSLRDAGLRVTAPRLAAIAALGEHSHATADEVFERVVRALPGTSLQATYVVLAALTGAGIVRRIEPAGSSARYELRIGDNHHHVVCTLCGAVDDVDCVVGEAPCLTPSDAAGFLVQTAEVTFWGLCPACRALEAATQ from the coding sequence ATGACGACCACCGAGGCGAGCGAGCGCGAGCAGGACGCCGCGCAGAGCCTGCGCGACGCCGGCCTGCGCGTCACCGCGCCGCGACTGGCCGCGATCGCTGCCCTCGGCGAGCACTCGCACGCCACGGCCGACGAGGTGTTCGAGCGCGTCGTCCGTGCGCTGCCCGGCACCTCGCTTCAGGCCACGTACGTCGTGCTGGCGGCGCTGACCGGCGCCGGCATCGTGCGTCGCATCGAGCCCGCCGGCAGCTCCGCCCGGTACGAGCTCCGCATCGGCGACAACCACCACCACGTCGTGTGCACTCTCTGCGGCGCCGTCGACGACGTCGACTGCGTGGTCGGCGAGGCGCCCTGCCTGACGCCGTCCGACGCCGCCGGATTCCTCGTGCAGACCGCCGAGGTGACCTTCTGGGGCCTGTGCCCCGCCTGCCGCGCCCTCGAGGCCGCGACCCAGTGA
- a CDS encoding catalase codes for MTEENITTTGAGAPVASDQHSQSVGADGVIPLHDAYLVEKLAQFNREKVPERIVHAKGGGAFGTLTVTGDVSKYTRASLFQPGAVTDMLARFSTVAGEQGSPDTWRDPRGFALKFYTDEGNYDLVGNNTPVFFIRDGIKFPDFIHSQKRLPGTHLRDHDMQWDFWTLQPETAHQVTWLMGDRGLPASWRMMDGFGSHTYQWIAADGSKYWVKYHFKTQQGNEILTQADADRIAGEDADFHIRDLSEAIERGDFPTWKLSVQVMPYDDAATYRFNPFDLTKVWPHSDYPLIEVGTMELNRNPENYFAQIEQATFAPSNFVPGIAASPDKMLLARIFSYADAHRYRVGTNHAQLPVNMPKNPVHSYSKDGAARYHFDSASTPVYAPNTVGGPAGSAEAHGDDSGWQSDGVLVRSAATLHPEDDDFGQAGTLVREVMDDEQRDRLVGNIVGHVSKVTRPDLLERVFEYWTNVDADLGARVRAGVTPSAPGSNEDPASVGILQ; via the coding sequence GTGACCGAAGAGAACATCACGACCACCGGAGCCGGTGCTCCCGTCGCCAGCGATCAGCACTCGCAGTCCGTGGGCGCCGACGGCGTCATCCCCCTGCACGACGCGTACCTCGTCGAGAAGCTCGCCCAGTTCAACCGCGAGAAGGTGCCCGAGCGCATCGTCCACGCGAAGGGCGGCGGCGCGTTCGGCACGCTGACCGTGACCGGCGACGTCTCGAAGTACACCCGCGCCTCGCTGTTCCAGCCCGGCGCCGTGACCGACATGCTCGCCCGCTTCTCGACGGTGGCCGGCGAGCAGGGCTCGCCCGACACCTGGCGCGACCCCCGCGGCTTCGCGCTGAAGTTCTACACCGACGAGGGCAACTACGACCTCGTGGGCAACAACACGCCCGTGTTCTTCATCCGCGACGGCATCAAGTTCCCCGACTTCATCCACTCGCAGAAGCGCCTCCCCGGCACGCACCTGCGCGACCACGACATGCAGTGGGACTTCTGGACCCTGCAGCCCGAGACCGCCCACCAGGTCACCTGGCTCATGGGCGACCGCGGCCTCCCGGCCTCCTGGCGGATGATGGACGGCTTCGGCTCGCACACGTACCAGTGGATCGCGGCCGACGGCTCGAAGTACTGGGTGAAGTACCACTTCAAGACCCAGCAGGGCAACGAGATCCTCACCCAGGCCGACGCCGACCGCATCGCCGGCGAGGACGCCGACTTCCACATCCGCGACCTCTCCGAGGCGATCGAGCGCGGCGACTTCCCGACGTGGAAGCTGTCGGTGCAGGTCATGCCGTACGACGACGCCGCGACCTACCGCTTCAACCCGTTCGACCTCACCAAGGTGTGGCCGCACAGCGACTACCCGCTGATCGAGGTCGGCACCATGGAGCTCAACCGCAACCCGGAGAACTACTTCGCGCAGATCGAGCAGGCGACGTTCGCCCCCTCGAACTTCGTGCCGGGCATCGCGGCCAGCCCCGACAAGATGCTGCTCGCCCGCATCTTCAGCTACGCCGACGCCCACCGCTACCGCGTGGGCACGAACCACGCACAGCTGCCGGTCAACATGCCGAAGAACCCGGTGCACTCGTACTCGAAGGACGGCGCTGCGCGCTACCACTTCGACTCGGCCTCGACGCCCGTCTACGCGCCCAACACCGTCGGCGGCCCCGCCGGGTCGGCGGAGGCGCACGGCGACGACTCGGGCTGGCAGTCCGACGGTGTCCTGGTCCGCTCGGCCGCCACGCTCCACCCCGAAGACGACGACTTCGGCCAGGCGGGCACGCTCGTCCGCGAGGTCATGGACGACGAGCAGCGCGACCGCCTGGTCGGCAACATCGTCGGCCACGTCTCGAAGGTGACCCGGCCCGACCTCCTCGAGCGCGTCTTCGAGTACTGGACCAACGTCGACGCCGATCTCGGCGCCCGCGTGCGTGCCGGGGTCACCCCGTCGGCTCCTGGCTCGAACGAGGACCCCGCGTCGGTCGGCATCCTGCAGTAG
- a CDS encoding GNAT family N-acetyltransferase, which yields MTDPAPHEPIFTTVAEGRMALDDHEAVTAMLSRAFPTYSHWYQGARSWAGMQPEKRVIARSGDVVVAHAGLRRQFVTVGETEVVVASVGMVAVSPILQGTGLGAQLLALVDRAMSDLQVPFGLLETGEQTVPFYARHGWQLLPELTGTYNDFSADGGATLVTSQGGWLVKPVHTTIAAWPEGALHVNGQIV from the coding sequence ATGACCGACCCCGCCCCGCACGAGCCGATCTTCACCACCGTCGCCGAGGGCAGGATGGCCCTCGACGACCACGAGGCCGTCACCGCGATGCTCTCGCGGGCGTTCCCGACGTACTCCCACTGGTATCAGGGCGCCAGGAGCTGGGCCGGAATGCAGCCCGAGAAGCGTGTCATCGCCCGCTCGGGCGACGTCGTGGTCGCTCACGCGGGGCTCCGCCGGCAGTTCGTCACGGTGGGCGAGACAGAGGTCGTCGTGGCGAGCGTGGGGATGGTCGCCGTGTCGCCGATCCTGCAGGGGACGGGTCTCGGCGCCCAGCTTCTCGCCCTCGTCGACCGGGCGATGAGCGACCTCCAGGTGCCCTTCGGGCTGCTCGAGACGGGCGAGCAGACCGTGCCGTTCTACGCGCGGCACGGCTGGCAGCTGCTGCCGGAGCTGACCGGCACGTACAACGACTTCTCGGCCGACGGCGGCGCGACCCTGGTGACGTCTCAGGGCGGCTGGCTCGTGAAGCCCGTGCACACCACGATCGCCGCCTGGCCGGAGGGCGCGCTGCACGTCAACGGGCAGATCGTCTAG
- a CDS encoding GNAT family N-acetyltransferase, translated as MTTAISTEILVEDRPWTDPEGAHLRCEQRAEIAIRYGTDDSEPGVKPTAADIAVFLVATLDGKPIACGGLRELHGDDALVGDAEIKRMFVRSPNRGSGASVAILRGLEKHALERGWTRLVLETGTAQPDARRFYEREGYTPIERFGYYQGNADSICYGKTLTA; from the coding sequence GTGACTACCGCTATTTCGACGGAGATCCTCGTCGAGGATCGCCCGTGGACGGACCCCGAGGGCGCCCATCTCCGCTGCGAGCAGCGAGCCGAGATCGCCATCCGCTACGGCACCGACGACTCCGAGCCGGGCGTGAAGCCGACGGCGGCCGACATCGCCGTGTTCCTCGTCGCGACGCTCGACGGCAAGCCGATCGCGTGCGGCGGTCTCCGCGAGCTCCACGGCGACGACGCCCTCGTGGGCGACGCCGAGATCAAGCGCATGTTCGTCCGCTCCCCCAACCGCGGCTCGGGCGCCTCGGTCGCGATCCTCCGCGGCCTCGAGAAGCACGCCCTCGAGCGCGGCTGGACCCGCCTCGTGCTCGAGACCGGCACCGCCCAGCCCGACGCCCGCCGCTTCTACGAGCGCGAGGGCTACACGCCGATCGAGCGGTTCGGCTACTACCAGGGCAACGCCGACAGCATCTGCTACGGCAAGACCCTCACGGCCTGA
- a CDS encoding phosphoribosylaminoimidazolesuccinocarboxamide synthase: MSAQTLPAAPALEGWKPVYSGKVRDLYVPAEASGLDDTPAVLVVATDRVSAFDFVLEPGITDKGALLTRLSLWWFDRLASMPNHLLSTSQIETQAPGAGAVPPVPPSVADRSMLVKPLDMLPVEAVVRGYLVGSGWLEYQEHGTVCGIELPAGLTSGDRLPEPIYTPAFKADFGDHDENITFERTVELVGAETAARIRDLSLEIFRTASAIAEERGVILADTKFEFGADRETGEITLGDEVLTSDSSRYWDASVYASGNRTDSFDKQIVRNWLSANWDKQGTPPVLPPEIVAQTSARYAELLDRLTRA, translated from the coding sequence ATGAGCGCGCAGACGCTGCCCGCGGCTCCTGCGCTCGAGGGCTGGAAGCCGGTCTACTCGGGCAAGGTCCGCGACCTCTACGTGCCGGCCGAGGCCTCCGGACTCGACGACACCCCGGCGGTGCTGGTCGTGGCGACCGACCGCGTCAGCGCCTTCGACTTCGTGCTCGAGCCCGGCATCACCGACAAGGGCGCGCTGCTCACCCGCCTGAGCCTGTGGTGGTTCGACCGCCTCGCCTCGATGCCCAACCACCTGCTCTCGACCTCGCAGATCGAGACCCAGGCTCCAGGAGCAGGCGCAGTGCCTCCCGTCCCGCCGTCGGTCGCCGACCGCTCGATGCTCGTCAAGCCCCTCGACATGTTACCCGTCGAGGCGGTCGTGCGCGGCTACCTCGTCGGCTCGGGCTGGCTCGAGTACCAGGAGCACGGCACCGTCTGCGGCATCGAGCTCCCCGCCGGCCTGACCTCCGGCGACCGCCTGCCCGAGCCCATCTACACGCCGGCGTTCAAGGCGGACTTCGGCGACCACGACGAGAACATCACGTTCGAGCGCACCGTCGAACTCGTCGGCGCCGAGACGGCAGCGCGCATCCGCGATCTGTCGCTGGAGATCTTCCGCACGGCCTCGGCGATCGCCGAGGAGCGCGGCGTGATCCTGGCCGACACGAAGTTCGAGTTCGGCGCCGACCGCGAGACGGGCGAGATCACGCTGGGCGACGAGGTGCTCACCAGCGACTCCAGCCGCTACTGGGACGCCTCGGTCTACGCGTCGGGCAACCGCACCGACAGCTTCGACAAGCAGATCGTCCGCAACTGGCTCAGTGCGAACTGGGACAAGCAGGGCACCCCGCCCGTCCTGCCGCCCGAGATCGTCGCGCAGACGTCGGCCCGATACGCCGAGCTTCTCGATCGCCTGACGCGAGCCTGA